Proteins from a single region of Numenius arquata chromosome Z, bNumArq3.hap1.1, whole genome shotgun sequence:
- the PHF24 gene encoding PHD finger protein 24: MGVLMSRRQTVEKVQKVSLAVSAFKDGLREQPSTRRRAEAGGTRRGTLEQAVQEGEEEASAGPSQPEESSAGKAAWERLRDGRGVEPEEFDRANRFTPPAFIRPKRELHDDEPPDISLEQREQVLNDEMCEICEVWTAESLFPCRVCSRVYHDGCLRRMGYLQNDSAVEVTETAHTETGWSCYYCDNLNLLLTEEEMYSLMETLRNCKIIPETCLTLDDFLHYKHLVHKQQFEQPMAEAQEEQAALQFSALDPDKKGHIEWQDFLSHESIQLLQKLRPQNALLRLLTAKERERARAAFLALDQDSDGFIGEGECRRARHGWFRKHQKETPSCNVSISHVGPMSESSPASSSSSKSQEKTLPSTEQEEARPVDWPSFLRENVAYILAARPNSAALHLQPPA; encoded by the exons ATGGGGGTGCTGATGTCCAGGCGTCAGACGGTGGAGAAGGTGCAGAAGGTCAGCTTGGCTGTGTCGGCCTTTAAGGACGGGCTGCGGGAGCAGCCATCGACGCGGCGGCGGGCAGAGGCGGGGGGCACACGCCGGGGGACGCTGGAGCAGGCAGtgcaggagggtgaggaggaggcgTCGGCGGGACCTTCCCAGCCGGAGGAGAGCAGCGCTGGCAAGGCAGCCTGGGAACGGCTGCGGGACGGCCGGGGAGTGGAGCCGGAGGAGTTTGACCGAGCCAACAGGTTCACGCCGCCTGCCTTCATCCGGCCCAAGCGTGAGCTGCACGATGACGAGCCCCCAGACATCAGCCTGGAGCAGCGGGAGCAG GTCCTCAACGACGAGATGTGCGAGATCTGCGAGGTGTGGACAGCCGAAAGCCTCTTCCCCTGCCGCGTCTGCAGCCGGGTGTACCACGATGGCTGCCTGCGCCGCATGGGCTACCTGCAGAATGACAGCGCTGTGGAGGTGACAGAAACAGCCCACACCGAGACAGGATGGAGCTGCTACTACTGT gACAACCTCAATCTCCTGCTGACGGAGGAAGAGATGTACAGCCTGATGGAGACCCTGCGGAACTGCAAGATCATTCCAG AGACCTGCCTGACCCTGGATGACTTCCTGCACTACAAGCACCTGGTGCACAAGCAGCAGTTCGAGCAGCCCATGGCCGAGGCACAGGAGGAGCAGGCAGCCCTGCAGTTCTCCGCCCTGGACCCCGACAAGAAGGGGCACATCGAGTGGCAGGACTTCCTCTCCCATGAGTCCATCCAGTTGCTGCAGAAACTACGGCCGCAG aaCGCCCTGCTGCGGCTGCTGACGGCCAAGGAGCGGGAGCGGGCACGGGCAGCCTTCCTGGCCCTGGACCAGGACAGTGATGGCTTCATCGGGGagggcgagtgccgccgggcccGGCATGGCTGGTTCCGCAAGCACCAAAAGGAGACGCCATCCTGCAATGTCAG catcaGCCACGTAGGGCCCATGTCGGAGAGCAgccccgccagcagcagcagcagcaagagccagGAGAAGACCCTGCCAtccacagagcaggaggaggccAG GCCCGTCGACTGGCCCAGCTTCCTGCGTGAGAACGTCGCCTACATCCTGGCCGCCCGCCCCAACAGCGCGGCCCTCCACCTGCAGCCCCCTGCCTAG